A region of Pyxidicoccus parkwaysis DNA encodes the following proteins:
- a CDS encoding DNA internalization-related competence protein ComEC/Rec2 has product MDRHAWRDVGSRPLFFPALSFTLGALCAPATLIGPLPFLVSGALLGALALALARLPGAHLAVLGALWSAGAGLACWEAGVEVPPALMSGGPAVLEGEAERVERFDGATRVRVAVARAGVPDGSLESARFRVSLSLRGTPMELLPGQRMRVEARLSPEVPPGNPGEKDFGVARRRQGVAFTGGADASRVLVLSPAPGWRSALEATRARLAVAVHAVAPSKDAAALFLTLAAGQRAELDDTWEEAFSRAGLAHVLSVSGLHVAALALMTLALLRRGLVRAGARWRKLDARRVAAPAAVPFVWAYVLFTGNQPPAVRSAVMATVVLLGLALWRRADGLNGLAAAAVVLVAWAPSSVMDLSLRLSFLAVLGLVLLSPPLREAIPLAPPNPQEPRRLRRWWGQARESVAQTLSASAAATLSGLPVVAAAFGRVSLAGLVSNIVALPLCGLLTGLAAGGAALFVVAPVLATPVLWAGAWASELLLAITRFFAAVPLAAVEVPALGGLAATLYAAGLLTWALGTGRWRLGGWLAPVAVVGTVLAPKLLPEPGLRITFLSVGQGDSVVLSSRGHHALVDGGGVPGGMDTGERFVVPFLKQAGISRLDLAVLSHPHPDHALGLASALKHVPTERLWMPAGDGDGPLSRQVVAAARDAHVEGVEAGHPSLRLGEATLEVLGPPGPLERELLEGANDRSVVLRVRHGDVTVLLPGDVEADGEAELIGQLDAVTVMKAPHHGSRTSSTEAMLAKTRPRHVVFCVGRRNRYGFPHPEVEARYRAVGSECWRTDLDGAVTVESDGKDVRLVPHLPREPSTEDARVAVGEERPHPSNDDFRGSRPPGVDRRAEEFARPR; this is encoded by the coding sequence GTGGATCGTCATGCGTGGCGCGACGTGGGGTCGCGGCCTTTATTCTTTCCCGCTTTGAGCTTCACGCTCGGCGCGCTTTGCGCACCAGCAACACTTATCGGGCCCCTGCCATTTCTGGTTTCAGGGGCTTTGCTGGGAGCACTCGCTCTAGCGCTCGCTCGCCTGCCTGGTGCCCATCTCGCGGTGCTGGGCGCGCTCTGGTCGGCGGGAGCGGGCCTCGCGTGCTGGGAGGCTGGGGTGGAGGTGCCCCCGGCCCTCATGTCCGGAGGCCCGGCGGTGCTGGAGGGCGAAGCGGAGCGGGTGGAGCGCTTCGACGGAGCCACGCGGGTGCGCGTGGCGGTGGCCCGCGCTGGAGTGCCTGACGGCTCGTTGGAGTCAGCACGCTTCCGGGTGAGCCTGTCGCTGCGCGGAACTCCCATGGAGTTGCTGCCGGGACAGCGCATGCGGGTGGAGGCGCGGCTTTCGCCGGAGGTGCCGCCCGGTAATCCAGGAGAGAAGGACTTCGGCGTCGCGCGGCGGCGGCAGGGCGTGGCCTTCACCGGCGGGGCGGACGCGAGCCGCGTGCTGGTGCTCTCCCCTGCCCCGGGCTGGCGGAGCGCGCTGGAGGCGACTCGCGCTCGGCTGGCGGTGGCGGTGCATGCGGTGGCGCCCTCGAAGGACGCGGCGGCGCTGTTCCTCACGCTGGCCGCGGGACAGCGCGCGGAACTGGATGACACGTGGGAGGAGGCCTTCTCCCGCGCGGGGCTGGCGCACGTGCTGAGCGTCAGCGGGCTGCACGTGGCGGCGCTGGCGCTGATGACGCTCGCGCTGCTGAGGCGCGGGTTGGTGCGCGCGGGGGCCCGGTGGCGGAAGCTGGACGCGCGCCGGGTGGCGGCGCCCGCGGCGGTGCCCTTCGTCTGGGCGTATGTCCTCTTCACCGGCAACCAGCCGCCCGCGGTGCGCTCGGCGGTGATGGCCACGGTGGTGTTGCTGGGGCTGGCGCTGTGGCGGCGCGCGGATGGGCTCAACGGGCTCGCCGCCGCGGCGGTGGTGCTGGTGGCGTGGGCGCCGTCCAGCGTGATGGATTTGTCGCTGCGGCTATCCTTCCTCGCGGTGCTGGGGCTGGTGCTGCTGTCCCCTCCGCTGCGGGAGGCGATTCCGCTGGCGCCTCCAAACCCCCAGGAGCCCCGGCGCCTGCGGCGTTGGTGGGGACAGGCACGCGAGTCGGTGGCGCAGACCTTGAGCGCGAGCGCCGCCGCCACGCTGTCGGGACTGCCCGTGGTGGCCGCGGCCTTCGGGCGGGTGAGCCTGGCGGGGCTCGTCTCCAACATCGTCGCCCTGCCCCTGTGCGGGCTGCTCACGGGGCTGGCCGCGGGCGGGGCCGCGCTCTTCGTGGTGGCGCCCGTGCTCGCCACGCCGGTGCTGTGGGCCGGCGCGTGGGCGTCCGAACTGCTCCTGGCCATCACCCGCTTCTTCGCCGCCGTGCCACTGGCCGCCGTGGAGGTGCCCGCGCTGGGAGGGCTCGCGGCGACGCTGTACGCGGCGGGGCTGCTGACGTGGGCGCTCGGCACGGGGCGGTGGAGGCTGGGCGGGTGGCTGGCACCCGTGGCAGTCGTAGGGACGGTGCTCGCACCGAAGCTGCTGCCAGAGCCGGGCCTGCGCATCACCTTCCTCTCGGTGGGCCAGGGCGACTCGGTGGTGCTCAGCTCACGGGGCCACCATGCGCTGGTGGACGGAGGCGGCGTGCCCGGCGGCATGGACACCGGTGAGCGCTTCGTCGTCCCGTTCCTGAAGCAGGCCGGCATCTCCCGGCTCGATTTGGCGGTGCTGTCCCATCCGCATCCGGACCATGCGCTGGGCCTGGCGTCGGCGCTGAAGCACGTGCCCACCGAGCGGCTATGGATGCCCGCGGGAGATGGGGATGGCCCCCTGTCGCGGCAGGTGGTGGCGGCCGCCCGCGACGCGCACGTGGAGGGAGTCGAAGCCGGCCACCCCTCACTGCGCCTGGGCGAGGCCACGCTAGAGGTGCTCGGGCCTCCCGGTCCTCTCGAGCGCGAGCTGCTGGAGGGCGCGAACGACCGGAGCGTGGTGCTGCGCGTGCGGCATGGCGACGTCACCGTGCTGCTCCCGGGCGACGTGGAGGCGGACGGAGAGGCGGAGCTCATTGGACAGCTCGACGCGGTGACGGTGATGAAGGCGCCGCACCATGGCTCACGGACGTCGTCCACGGAGGCGATGCTGGCGAAGACGCGGCCCCGGCACGTGGTCTTCTGTGTCGGGCGGCGCAACCGCTATGGCTTCCCTCACCCGGAGGTGGAAGCGCGCTACCGGGCCGTGGGCAGTGAGTGCTGGCGGACAGATTTGGACGGGGCCGTCACCGTGGAGAGTGATGGGAAGGACGTCCGGCTGGTCCCCCATCTGCCGCGCGAGCCTTCGACGGAGGATGCCCGGGTTGCCGTCGGGGAAGAGCGTCCGCACCCTTCGAACGATGATTTCAGAGGATCTCGACCTCCAGGCGTTGACCGCCGAGCTGAAGAATTCGCTCGGCCCCGGTGA
- a CDS encoding carbohydrate-binding family 9-like protein, with amino-acid sequence MRLSSKVLVPLLTLTCLAACRDEQAGPKQRTPRLPAPAQARTLDAAPADLTFRSGATFAGGTVVYLGSKVTPANAAPGEQVHLAHYFQATRPPPQGFGFFVHIIDAASGGMLVNADHEVQGGAAPLASWPVGKVIEDVHSVPMPPVPARVVLGFWRDDQRLPVDDPSAQDGSQRMLGPQLGGNAPDLPEYAVGRVKKAPTIDGVLNDAAWKDARPVVLVGSFDGRPARLRTEARLVYDDANLYVAFDIEDPDIWGTMRNRDDSIYEEEVVEIFLDANADGRTYNELQVSPHNVIFDAYFPARRQGMDRSWDSGMKTAVKVRGTLDNPSDKDEGWTVEMQIPFAHLAEVPHIPPQKGDRWRFNLYRLEHHQRRDVEGQAFSPLFIGDFHALPRFAWLSFQ; translated from the coding sequence ATGCGCCTCTCGTCCAAAGTCCTCGTCCCGCTCCTGACGCTTACGTGCCTCGCCGCCTGCCGCGACGAGCAGGCCGGCCCGAAGCAGCGCACGCCCCGCCTGCCCGCGCCCGCGCAGGCGCGCACCCTGGACGCCGCGCCCGCGGACCTCACCTTCCGCAGCGGCGCCACCTTCGCCGGAGGTACGGTGGTGTACCTGGGCTCGAAGGTGACTCCGGCGAACGCCGCGCCCGGCGAGCAGGTGCACCTGGCGCACTACTTCCAGGCCACGCGCCCGCCGCCGCAGGGCTTCGGCTTTTTCGTGCACATCATCGACGCCGCCAGCGGAGGCATGCTCGTCAACGCTGACCACGAGGTGCAAGGCGGTGCCGCGCCGCTCGCGTCGTGGCCCGTGGGCAAGGTCATCGAGGACGTGCACTCCGTCCCCATGCCGCCCGTGCCGGCACGCGTGGTGCTCGGCTTCTGGCGCGACGACCAGCGCCTCCCGGTGGACGACCCGAGTGCCCAGGACGGCAGCCAGCGCATGCTGGGGCCGCAGCTCGGCGGCAACGCTCCCGACCTGCCGGAGTACGCCGTCGGCCGCGTGAAGAAGGCGCCCACCATCGACGGCGTGCTGAACGACGCGGCGTGGAAGGATGCCCGGCCCGTGGTGCTGGTCGGCAGCTTCGACGGACGTCCCGCGCGGCTGCGCACCGAGGCGCGGCTCGTGTACGACGATGCGAACCTCTACGTGGCCTTCGACATCGAGGACCCGGACATCTGGGGCACGATGCGCAACCGCGACGACTCCATCTACGAGGAGGAGGTGGTGGAAATCTTCCTCGACGCCAACGCGGACGGGCGCACGTACAACGAGCTGCAGGTGTCACCGCACAACGTCATCTTCGATGCGTACTTCCCCGCGCGCCGGCAGGGCATGGACCGCTCGTGGGACTCGGGCATGAAGACGGCGGTGAAGGTGCGCGGCACGCTGGACAACCCGTCCGACAAGGACGAGGGCTGGACGGTGGAGATGCAGATTCCCTTCGCGCATCTGGCCGAGGTGCCGCACATTCCGCCCCAGAAGGGAGACCGCTGGCGCTTCAACCTGTACCGGCTGGAGCACCACCAGCGCCGCGATGTGGAAGGCCAGGCCTTCTCCCCGCTCTTCATCGGGGACTTCCATGCGCTGCCGCGCTTCGCCTGGCTGAGCTTCCAGTAG
- a CDS encoding YqjF family protein, whose protein sequence is MRPFLTATWRYLVMLNYEVDPEVLRPLVPRGTELDMWQGKAFASMVGFRFLDTRVRGLAVPFHQNFDEVNLRYYVRYRGPEGWRRGVAFVKEIVPRLAIATVARVLYNEPYVALPMRHAVEMQGAEQGTQGRLEYAWKGGGRWQHLSASTRGAPQASAPGSEEEFITEHYWGYTPQRDGGCAEYRVEHPRWSVWQADDVELDCDVHGLYGARFEPFLRGKPSSAFVADGSEVSVYPGTRLPGGASGAAAPGVDHAA, encoded by the coding sequence ATGCGCCCCTTCCTGACGGCCACGTGGCGGTACCTCGTCATGCTCAACTACGAGGTGGACCCCGAGGTGCTGCGGCCCCTCGTGCCCCGGGGGACGGAGCTGGACATGTGGCAGGGCAAGGCGTTCGCCAGCATGGTGGGCTTCCGCTTCCTGGACACGCGCGTGCGCGGCCTGGCCGTGCCGTTCCACCAGAACTTCGACGAGGTCAACCTGCGCTACTACGTGCGCTACCGCGGCCCCGAGGGCTGGCGGCGAGGCGTGGCCTTCGTGAAGGAAATCGTCCCGCGTCTCGCCATCGCCACGGTGGCGCGCGTCCTCTACAACGAGCCGTATGTCGCGCTGCCTATGCGGCACGCGGTGGAGATGCAGGGCGCGGAGCAGGGCACGCAGGGCCGCCTGGAGTACGCGTGGAAGGGCGGCGGGCGCTGGCAGCACCTGTCGGCGAGCACGCGCGGTGCACCCCAGGCCAGCGCGCCGGGCTCGGAGGAGGAGTTCATCACCGAGCACTACTGGGGCTACACGCCGCAGCGGGACGGCGGCTGCGCGGAGTACCGCGTGGAGCATCCGCGCTGGTCCGTGTGGCAGGCGGATGACGTGGAGTTGGACTGCGACGTACACGGGCTGTACGGCGCGCGCTTCGAGCCGTTCCTGCGTGGGAAGCCCAGCTCGGCGTTCGTGGCGGATGGCTCGGAGGTGTCCGTGTACCCGGGCACGCGGCTGCCGGGCGGAGCGTCTGGAGCAGCCGCTCCGGGTGTCGACCACGCGGCATGA
- a CDS encoding FHA domain-containing protein encodes MRFEFEHLGTTTPFELFDGQHLLGGGTEDHIRLEGLPPRLLTLRIEAQRLMVEASRTFSVNGVLAPPGISRLVLPGEVLGLPEEMCLRVLREAVAERGVGTVAVLKGLLTGAEEPGPSRAATLTCLTGLDVGRTHALAEACTELGRGSEVALRLRDRAVSRTHARVLHGDEGFTLEDLGSPNGVFINGQRVKGRMPLADGDVIEMGRTLLRFQAPVEEPPPPPAPAPSPELVPSANTEQTSGAAIPDSATGTATEAQASPGTDATATTPPPKKARGEWWLIGLGALAALAGLVVTYALAGSS; translated from the coding sequence ATGCGCTTCGAATTCGAGCACCTGGGCACCACCACGCCGTTCGAGCTCTTCGATGGTCAACACCTGCTGGGCGGCGGGACCGAAGACCACATCCGGCTGGAGGGACTGCCTCCGAGGCTGCTGACCCTGCGCATCGAGGCGCAGCGGCTGATGGTGGAGGCCTCGCGCACGTTCTCCGTGAATGGCGTCCTCGCCCCGCCCGGCATCTCGCGGCTGGTGCTGCCGGGTGAGGTGCTCGGGCTTCCGGAGGAGATGTGCCTGCGGGTGCTGCGAGAAGCCGTGGCGGAGCGCGGCGTGGGCACCGTGGCCGTGCTCAAGGGCCTGCTCACCGGCGCGGAGGAGCCGGGCCCTTCACGCGCAGCCACCCTCACATGCCTCACGGGACTGGACGTGGGCCGCACGCATGCGCTCGCGGAGGCGTGCACGGAGTTGGGGCGCGGTAGCGAAGTGGCCCTCCGCCTGCGCGACAGGGCCGTGTCCCGGACGCATGCGCGCGTCCTTCATGGGGACGAGGGCTTCACGCTGGAAGACCTGGGCAGCCCCAACGGCGTCTTCATCAACGGGCAGCGCGTGAAGGGACGCATGCCGCTGGCGGATGGAGATGTCATCGAAATGGGACGCACGTTGCTGCGCTTCCAGGCGCCCGTGGAGGAGCCACCGCCTCCTCCCGCGCCAGCTCCGTCTCCCGAGCTCGTGCCCAGCGCGAACACAGAGCAGACATCGGGAGCCGCGATTCCGGATTCAGCCACCGGGACGGCAACGGAGGCGCAGGCATCTCCCGGCACGGATGCGACCGCAACGACGCCACCACCGAAGAAGGCCCGAGGCGAATGGTGGTTGATTGGCCTGGGCGCCCTCGCGGCGCTCGCTGGGCTCGTCGTCACGTACGCACTGGCGGGAAGCAGCTGA
- a CDS encoding PH domain-containing protein gives MTGRDADVDRGQVFRPRRVLAASMAVAGLLWVAVLLYLLHFDGVPLKTFLSAGFFVLFFGVSLTYYARTRIVVDARGITYRGMVRTRRFSFADIRKLDVLPGPVTVYAIRGKWGFVHFTSFFQHHQRLARILVERAGLAPMAG, from the coding sequence ATGACCGGGCGAGACGCGGATGTGGACCGAGGGCAGGTCTTCCGACCCCGCAGAGTCCTGGCGGCTTCCATGGCCGTGGCGGGACTGCTCTGGGTGGCGGTGCTGCTGTACCTGCTCCACTTCGACGGGGTGCCGCTGAAGACGTTCCTCTCAGCGGGGTTCTTCGTCCTCTTCTTCGGCGTCTCGCTCACGTACTACGCGCGCACCCGCATCGTGGTGGACGCGCGGGGCATCACCTACCGGGGCATGGTCCGCACCCGGCGCTTCTCGTTCGCGGACATCCGCAAGCTCGACGTGCTGCCCGGCCCCGTGACGGTCTACGCCATCCGAGGCAAGTGGGGCTTCGTCCACTTCACCAGCTTCTTCCAGCACCACCAGCGGCTCGCGAGAATTCTCGTGGAGCGCGCGGGCCTCGCGCCGATGGCGGGGTAG
- a CDS encoding tetratricopeptide repeat protein gives MVLRRFVIAVSATLLLGAAEPSASARAAFERGEAALSAGRTDEAGAAFREALAATPGYAAALNGLGSVLFRKGQVSEAITRFREATQADPGFKMAYFNLGYAARKAGDAATAAQAYERYTQLEPNDADGYYGLGESYRQLGQKDKAIPAYQAYIAREKRPGEQVWVRKAREYLVSMGAEPPPASAPVPASASAQPAVAEQPASFPESRAASVAPAVGEPERTPNPALAASRIRDGDALLKERRYREAAFAFLDATHADPGHVEALFKLGNAMAVLGYYGQAVEKWERAAKLTQDATIRQSAQDNIARARVKMAQAGVSPQAAGQPPGSGPVADTTRAQARRAYEQGVQRIGSRDYGGALTSLTQAIQLEPMLAVAYTARGSANIGLRRYAEAAADYQYALELEPGSASPLYGLAESYRALGRNAEARVLYERYAASSATDVRAQLQEESRQKAAKLR, from the coding sequence ATGGTTTTGCGCAGGTTCGTCATCGCCGTGTCCGCGACGTTGCTGCTGGGCGCCGCGGAGCCCTCCGCGTCGGCGCGGGCGGCCTTCGAGCGCGGTGAGGCGGCACTGTCGGCCGGCCGTACGGACGAGGCGGGCGCGGCCTTTCGCGAGGCACTCGCCGCCACGCCCGGTTATGCCGCGGCCCTCAACGGGCTGGGCAGCGTGCTCTTCCGCAAGGGCCAGGTGAGCGAGGCCATCACCCGCTTCCGCGAGGCCACCCAGGCGGACCCCGGCTTCAAGATGGCGTACTTCAACCTGGGCTATGCCGCGCGCAAGGCGGGCGATGCGGCCACCGCTGCCCAGGCGTACGAGCGCTACACGCAGCTCGAGCCGAACGACGCGGACGGCTACTACGGGCTCGGAGAGAGCTACCGGCAGCTCGGACAGAAGGACAAGGCGATTCCCGCGTACCAGGCGTACATCGCGCGCGAGAAGCGCCCCGGTGAGCAGGTCTGGGTGCGCAAGGCGCGCGAGTACCTCGTGTCCATGGGCGCCGAGCCGCCCCCGGCCAGTGCGCCGGTGCCGGCTTCCGCTTCCGCGCAGCCTGCCGTGGCGGAGCAGCCCGCGTCCTTTCCCGAGTCGCGGGCCGCGAGCGTGGCCCCGGCGGTGGGGGAGCCGGAGCGCACGCCGAATCCGGCGCTCGCGGCGTCGCGCATCCGGGATGGAGACGCGCTGCTGAAGGAGCGTCGCTACCGCGAGGCGGCCTTCGCCTTCCTCGACGCGACGCACGCGGACCCGGGCCACGTGGAGGCGCTCTTCAAGCTGGGCAATGCGATGGCGGTGCTCGGCTACTACGGGCAGGCGGTGGAGAAGTGGGAGCGCGCGGCGAAGCTCACGCAGGACGCCACCATCCGCCAGAGCGCGCAGGACAACATCGCCCGTGCGCGGGTGAAGATGGCGCAGGCGGGTGTTTCACCGCAGGCCGCGGGCCAGCCTCCGGGCTCCGGGCCGGTGGCGGACACGACGCGCGCTCAGGCGCGTCGCGCGTACGAGCAGGGCGTGCAGCGCATCGGCAGCCGTGACTACGGCGGCGCGCTGACGAGCCTCACGCAGGCCATCCAGCTCGAGCCGATGCTCGCGGTCGCATACACCGCTCGCGGCAGCGCGAACATCGGACTGCGGCGCTATGCGGAAGCCGCGGCGGACTACCAGTATGCGCTGGAGCTGGAGCCGGGCTCGGCCTCGCCGCTTTACGGATTGGCCGAGTCGTACCGCGCGCTGGGTCGCAACGCGGAGGCGCGCGTCCTCTACGAGCGCTATGCGGCCTCGTCAGCCACCGACGTGCGGGCGCAGCTCCAGGAGGAATCCCGACAGAAGGCCGCGAAGCTGCGTTGA
- a CDS encoding adenylosuccinate synthase produces the protein MPNVVVIGAQWGDEGKGKVVDLLTEHAQLVVRFQGGNNAGHTLVVGGQKTVLHLIPSGILHPGKTCVIGNGVVVDPAVLVGEIDALKARGFLKDDSQLIISDNAHVIFPWHKLLDSFREKARGGSAIGTTGRGIGPSYEDKVARRGIRVRDLLNPERLRKRIEERLPLALEELKDLCAQAGADVPQLEVPQVLAEFSALGERLKPYVHDASLFLSEQVRKGARILFEGAQGTLLDVDHGTYPFVTSSNCVAGNAAVGSGLGPTAIDKVMGISKAYTTRVGGGPFPTELSDAIGDQLRKVGDEYGATTGRPRRCGWLDGVVLRYAARVNGLWGMALTKLDVLSGLKTLCICTAYELDGQKITELPGDYEDLARVKPIYESLPGWDEKIAGVRTFDELPENAKRYVRRVEEVSGVPVVCVSVGADRGETVLLQNPFRS, from the coding sequence ATGCCGAACGTCGTCGTCATCGGAGCGCAGTGGGGAGATGAGGGTAAGGGCAAGGTCGTCGACCTGCTCACCGAGCACGCCCAGTTGGTCGTCCGTTTCCAGGGCGGCAACAACGCGGGCCATACGCTCGTGGTGGGTGGGCAGAAGACGGTGCTGCATCTGATTCCCTCGGGCATCCTCCACCCGGGCAAGACGTGTGTCATTGGCAACGGAGTGGTGGTGGACCCTGCCGTCCTCGTCGGGGAAATCGACGCGCTCAAGGCGCGCGGCTTCCTCAAGGACGACTCGCAGCTCATCATCTCCGACAATGCCCACGTCATCTTCCCGTGGCACAAGCTGCTGGACAGCTTCCGCGAGAAGGCGCGCGGCGGCAGCGCCATCGGCACCACGGGCCGGGGCATCGGCCCGTCCTACGAGGACAAGGTCGCCCGCCGCGGCATCCGCGTGCGAGACCTGCTCAACCCGGAGCGCCTGCGCAAGCGGATTGAAGAGCGTCTGCCGCTGGCGCTCGAGGAGCTGAAGGACCTCTGCGCGCAGGCCGGCGCGGACGTGCCGCAGCTCGAGGTGCCGCAGGTGCTGGCCGAGTTCTCCGCCCTGGGCGAGCGGCTCAAGCCCTACGTGCACGACGCCTCGCTCTTCCTCTCCGAGCAGGTGCGCAAGGGCGCGCGCATCCTCTTCGAGGGCGCGCAGGGCACGCTGCTGGACGTGGACCACGGCACCTATCCCTTCGTCACCTCGTCCAACTGCGTGGCGGGCAACGCCGCGGTGGGCTCGGGCCTGGGGCCCACGGCCATCGACAAGGTGATGGGCATCAGCAAGGCGTACACCACGCGCGTGGGCGGCGGCCCGTTCCCCACCGAGCTGAGCGACGCCATCGGCGACCAGCTCCGCAAGGTGGGTGACGAGTACGGCGCCACCACCGGCCGCCCGCGCCGCTGCGGTTGGCTGGACGGCGTGGTGCTGCGCTACGCCGCGCGCGTCAACGGCCTGTGGGGCATGGCGCTCACCAAGCTGGACGTGCTGAGCGGGCTGAAGACGCTGTGCATCTGCACCGCGTACGAGCTGGACGGCCAGAAGATTACCGAGCTGCCCGGTGACTACGAGGACCTGGCGCGCGTGAAGCCCATCTACGAGTCGCTGCCCGGCTGGGACGAGAAAATCGCCGGCGTGCGGACGTTCGATGAGCTTCCGGAGAACGCCAAGCGCTACGTGCGCCGCGTGGAGGAGGTTTCCGGCGTCCCCGTGGTGTGCGTCTCCGTGGGCGCCGACCGCGGTGAGACGGTGCTGCTCCAGAACCCGTTCCGGAGCTGA